In Macadamia integrifolia cultivar HAES 741 chromosome 5, SCU_Mint_v3, whole genome shotgun sequence, a single window of DNA contains:
- the LOC122078560 gene encoding DEAD-box ATP-dependent RNA helicase 51-like, which yields MTAKDERLHSKNEEEKNKKRKRKRANKKTLMDSDMEKTNVEAECEDNVEEEEEEEEDTKPAAEGNQNMPEGEGESDGEKFTDTVAVKQKKKKLQSGSGIMSSQSFSQLSISEPTMKAIKDMGFENMTEIQARAIPPLLEGKDVLGAARTGSGKTLAFLVPAIELLYHIHFSSRNGTGVVVICPTRELAIQTHAVAKDLLKYHSQTLGLIIGGAARRGEAERLVKGVNLLVATPGRLLDHLQFTKGFIYKNLKCLMIDEADRLLEANFEEEMKKIIKILPKERQTALFSATQTKKVEDLARLSFQTTPVYIGVDDGRKKVTNEGLQQGYCIMPSAKRFILLYSFLKRNLSKKVMVFFSSCNSVKYHADLLRYIQVDCLDIHGKQKQQKRTSTFFEFCKAEKGILLCTDVAARGLDIPAVDWIVQYDPPDDPKEYIHRVGRTARGEGGRGHALLFLIPEELQFLRYLKAAKVPVKEYEFDEKKLKNVKSQLEKLVAENYYLNKSAKDAYRSYILSYNSHSLKDIFNVHRLDLQAVATSFGFSCPPKVNLNIDSSASKFRKKIRKVEGTRNGFSENNPYGRKVEDDKRQFVRY from the exons ATGACTGCAAAAGATGAAAGGCTTCACAGTAAgaatgaagaggaaaagaataagaagagaaagagaaagagagctaACAAGAAGACACTCATGGATTCAGATATGGAGAAGACTAATGTAGAAGCTGAATGCGAAGACaatgtggaagaagaagaagaagaagaagaagacacaaaacCTGCAGCGGAGGGGAATCAAAACATGCCTGAGGGTGAGGGCGAGAGCGACGGGGAGAAATTTACAGATACAGTGGCTgtgaagcagaagaagaagaaattgcagAGTGGATCAGGAATCATGAGCAGTCAGTCTTTCTCTCAGTTGAGCATCTCAGAACCTACCATGAAAGCCATTAAAGACATGGGCTTCGAGAACATGACCGAG ATACAAGCTAGAGCAATTCCACCACTTTTAGAAGGGAAGGATGTTCTTGGAGCAGCGAGAACAGGCTCCGGAAAAACCCTTGCTTTCCTAGTACCTGCTATTGAATTGTTGTATCACATCCATTTTTCTTCTCGTAATGGTACTGGAGTTGTTGTTATTTGCCCAACAAGGGAACTTGCAATACAG ACTCATGCTGTGGCGAAGGACCTTCTCAAGTATCACTCACAAACTCTAGGGCTGATTATTGGTGGTGCAGCTCGAAGGGGAGAAGCAGAGCGTCTTGTGAAAGGAGTAAATTTGTTAGTAGCAACTCCTGGTAGACTTCTTGACCACCTCCAATTTACCAAGggattcatatataaaaatttgaAG TGCCTTATGATTGATGAAGCTGACCGACTACTGGAAGCAAATTttgaggaggaaatgaagaaaataataaagattCTGCCAAAG GAGAGGCAAACAGCTCTTTTCTCTGCCACCCAGACGAAAAAG GTTGAAGATCTTGCACGGTTGTCATTTCAAACTACCCCAGTGTATATTGGTGTGGATGATGGGAGGAAAAAG GTCACCAATGAAGGGCTGCAGCAAGGGTACTGTATCATGCCTAGTGCCAAGAGATTCATTCTTCTGTACTCCTTTTTGAAGAGAAATCTGTCAAAGAAAGtgatggttttcttttcttcctgtaACTCGGTCAAATATCACGCAGATCTTCTGAGATACATTCAGGTAGATTGCCTTGATATTCATGGAAAGCAGAAGCAGCAAAAACGGACATCCACCTTTTTTGAATTCTGCAAGGCAGAAAAGGGCATCCTATTATGTACCGATGTTGCTGCTCGTGGGCTTGACATTCCTGCAGTG GACTGGATTGTGCAGTATGATCCTCCAGATGATCCCAAG GAGTATATTCATCGTGTGGGTCGAACAGCACGTGGAGAAGGCGGAAGGGGTCATGCACTACTTTTCCTGATACCGGAAGAGTTGCAATTTCTTCGCTATCTCAAG GCTGCTAAAGTGCCTGTTAAAGAATACGAGTTCGATGAAAAAAAGCTGAAGAATGTGAAGTCCCAGCTG GAAAAACTGGTGGCTGAAAACTATTATTTGAACAAATCAGCTAAAGATGCATATAGGTCTTATATATTATCCTACAATTCACATTCTCTGAAGGACATATTCAATGTTCATCGGCTCGACCTTCAG GCAGTTGCTACATCATTCGGCTTTTCATGTCCACCCAAGGTTAACCTGAATATTGACAGCAGTGCATCCAAGTTCAGGAAGAAGATTCGTAAAGTTGAAGGAACCCGGAATGGGTTTAGTGAAAACAATCCTTATGGaaggaaagtggaagatgaTAAACGGCAGTTTGTCAGATATTAG